Proteins encoded together in one Streptomyces sp. B1I3 window:
- the lipB gene encoding lipoyl(octanoyl) transferase LipB: protein MSELRFVRLGFGEDAVDYQEAWQKQREVHAARFEDTVPDTCLLLEHPPVYTAGRRTTESERPLDGTPVIDVDRGGKITWHGPGQLVGYPIQKLPRPVDVVAHVRRLEDALIRTAADFGVETSRVEGRSGVWVLGDPVDERPAPGGLSLDFDPRLHDEEFDARLNGPQYAPSNAGQRREDRKLAAIGIRVAKGVTMHGFALNVNPDNTWFDRIVPCGIRDAGVTSLSYELGREITIAQVLPVVERHLRDVLENADLAPRVVAPQEPAASV from the coding sequence GTGAGTGAGCTGCGGTTTGTCCGTCTCGGGTTCGGCGAGGACGCGGTGGACTACCAGGAGGCCTGGCAGAAGCAGCGCGAGGTGCATGCCGCCCGGTTCGAGGACACCGTCCCCGACACCTGCCTGCTCCTCGAGCACCCGCCCGTGTACACGGCGGGACGCCGCACGACCGAGAGCGAGCGCCCCCTGGACGGCACGCCGGTCATCGACGTCGACCGCGGCGGGAAGATCACCTGGCACGGCCCGGGCCAGCTCGTCGGCTACCCCATCCAGAAACTGCCGCGTCCGGTCGACGTCGTCGCGCACGTGCGGCGGCTGGAGGACGCCCTGATCCGTACGGCCGCCGACTTCGGCGTGGAGACGTCCCGGGTCGAGGGCCGCAGCGGTGTCTGGGTGCTCGGCGACCCGGTCGACGAGCGTCCCGCGCCGGGCGGACTGTCCCTGGACTTCGACCCCCGGCTGCACGACGAGGAGTTCGACGCCCGGCTGAACGGCCCGCAGTACGCACCGTCCAACGCCGGCCAGCGCCGCGAGGACCGCAAACTGGCCGCGATCGGCATCCGGGTCGCCAAGGGCGTCACCATGCACGGCTTCGCGCTGAACGTGAATCCCGACAACACCTGGTTCGACAGGATCGTGCCGTGCGGCATCCGGGACGCGGGCGTCACCTCACTCTCCTACGAGCTGGGCCGCGAGATCACGATCGCCCAGGTGCTCCCGGTCGTCGAGAGGCACCTGCGGGACGTCCTGGAGAACGCCGATCTCGCGCCCCGGGTCGTCGCTCCGCAGGAGCCGGCCGCCTCGGTGTAG
- the lipA gene encoding lipoyl synthase → MSGVAPDGRKMLRLEVRNSQTPIERKPEWIKTRAKMGPEYTKMQKLVKGEGLHTVCQEAGCPNIYECWEDREATFLIGGDQCTRRCDFCQIDTGKPQALDRDEPRRVGESVVTMDLNYATITGVARDDLEDGGAWLYAETVRQIHAQTAEREGGATKVELLIPDFNAEPAQLAEVFSSRPQVLAHNVETVPRIFKRIRPGFRYERSLDVITRAREAGLITKSNLILGMGETREEVSEALQDLYDAGCELITITQYLRPSPRHHPVERWVKPHEFVEMKDEAEAIGYSGVMSGPLVRSSYRAGRLFQQAMERRGEASSALAGSATGATTAAPAV, encoded by the coding sequence GTGTCCGGTGTCGCACCCGACGGGCGCAAGATGCTGCGCCTGGAGGTCCGAAACAGCCAGACCCCCATCGAGCGCAAGCCCGAGTGGATCAAGACCCGGGCGAAGATGGGCCCCGAGTACACGAAGATGCAGAAGCTCGTGAAGGGCGAGGGTCTGCACACCGTGTGCCAGGAGGCCGGCTGCCCGAACATCTACGAGTGCTGGGAAGACCGCGAGGCGACGTTCCTCATCGGCGGCGACCAGTGCACCCGGCGCTGCGACTTCTGCCAGATCGACACGGGGAAGCCGCAGGCGCTGGACCGTGACGAGCCGCGCCGCGTGGGTGAGTCCGTCGTGACGATGGACCTGAACTACGCCACGATCACCGGCGTCGCGCGCGACGACCTGGAGGACGGCGGCGCCTGGCTGTACGCGGAGACCGTGCGCCAGATCCACGCCCAGACCGCGGAGCGGGAGGGCGGCGCCACGAAGGTCGAGCTGCTCATCCCCGACTTCAACGCGGAGCCCGCGCAGCTCGCCGAGGTGTTCTCCTCGCGCCCCCAGGTGCTCGCGCACAACGTGGAGACGGTCCCCCGGATCTTCAAGCGGATCCGTCCCGGCTTCCGGTACGAGCGCTCCCTGGACGTCATCACGCGGGCCCGCGAGGCCGGCCTGATCACGAAGTCCAACCTGATCCTCGGCATGGGCGAGACCCGTGAGGAGGTCAGCGAGGCGCTCCAGGACCTGTACGACGCGGGCTGCGAGCTCATCACGATCACCCAGTACCTGCGCCCCTCCCCGCGGCACCACCCGGTCGAACGCTGGGTGAAGCCGCACGAGTTCGTGGAGATGAAGGACGAGGCGGAGGCCATCGGCTACTCCGGTGTGATGTCCGGCCCGCTGGTGCGGTCCTCCTACCGCGCCGGCCGTCTCTTCCAGCAGGCGATGGAGCGACGGGGCGAGGCCTCCTCCGCCCTCGCCGGCTCGGCCACCGGAGCCACCACGGCCGCCCCGGCCGTGTGA